In Calothrix sp. PCC 7507, one DNA window encodes the following:
- a CDS encoding sodium-dependent bicarbonate transport family permease, with amino-acid sequence MDVGLVISNILNPPILAFFLGMLAVFLKSDLEIPAPLPKLFSLYLLFSIGFKGGVELVKSGINQEVILTLMAAIIMACIVPVYTFFILKLKLDVYNSAAIAATYGSISAVTFITAGSFLTELNIPYDGYMVAALALMESPAIIVGLILVNVFTATQGKRDFSWSEVLQEACLNSSVFLLVGSLIMGILTGEHGGQVLKPFTQDLFYGVLTFFLLDMGLVAAKRIKDLKKTGPFLILFAILIPIVNATVGLLIAKVIGMPKGDSLLFLVLCASASYIAVPAAMRLTVPQANPSLYISTALAVTFPFNIIVGIPLYLYAINLLWR; translated from the coding sequence ATGGATGTCGGTTTGGTAATATCTAACATCTTGAATCCACCCATCCTGGCTTTTTTTCTGGGGATGCTGGCGGTTTTCCTCAAGTCTGATTTGGAAATTCCTGCTCCTCTTCCCAAATTGTTCTCCCTTTATCTACTATTTTCTATCGGGTTTAAGGGTGGTGTGGAACTGGTTAAAAGCGGCATCAATCAGGAAGTTATCCTCACCTTGATGGCAGCAATCATCATGGCATGTATTGTCCCGGTTTATACATTTTTTATTCTGAAGCTAAAACTGGATGTCTATAATTCAGCGGCGATCGCAGCTACCTACGGTTCTATCAGTGCTGTAACCTTTATTACTGCTGGCTCATTCCTCACAGAACTGAATATACCTTATGACGGCTATATGGTAGCGGCTCTGGCTTTAATGGAATCTCCAGCGATTATTGTCGGTTTAATTTTAGTAAATGTCTTCACAGCTACACAGGGTAAGCGCGATTTTTCTTGGTCTGAAGTATTACAAGAAGCTTGCCTGAATAGTTCCGTATTTTTGCTAGTTGGTAGTCTGATCATGGGTATACTGACTGGGGAACACGGTGGACAGGTGTTAAAACCCTTTACCCAGGACTTGTTTTATGGAGTCCTTACTTTTTTCTTGTTGGACATGGGACTGGTAGCCGCCAAAAGAATCAAGGATTTGAAAAAAACTGGGCCTTTTCTAATTTTGTTTGCCATACTCATTCCCATTGTCAATGCTACAGTGGGTCTACTAATTGCCAAAGTGATCGGGATGCCAAAAGGAGATAGCCTTTTATTTTTGGTACTTTGCGCTAGTGCTTCTTATATAGCTGTGCCAGCAGCTATGCGGCTAACTGTTCCACAAGCCAATCCCAGTTTGTATATTTCTACTGCCTTAGCTGTGACATTTCCCTTTAATATTATTGTGGGTATTCCTCTATATTTATACGCAATTAATCTGCTGTGGAGATAA
- a CDS encoding iron-containing alcohol dehydrogenase, translating to MQNFAFYNPVKILFGKGQIANIAAEIPADAKILITYGGGSIKSNGVYDQVQSALAGRNVFEFGGIEPNPHLETLLKAVELVRNEDIDFLLAVGGGSVLDGTKFIAAAVPFVGDPWDILAHSAPVASAIAFGAVLTLPATGSEMNTNSVVTKWETQEKLYFSSPLVFPRFSVLDPETTFSLPPRQIGNGIVDAYTHVMEQYLTYRVNAPLQDRWAESILQTLIEEGPKTLANPQDYDARANVMWAATLALNGLIGAGVPQDWATHMIGHELTALHGLDHAQTLAIVLPSTLSIKRSSKWQKLLQYGDRVWGIVDGSEEERVTKAIANTRNFFESVGVRTRLSDYGVGLETIPVIIERLEQRGAVALGEHQDVNSQVIEKILTLSL from the coding sequence ATGCAAAATTTTGCTTTTTACAACCCAGTCAAAATCCTGTTTGGCAAAGGTCAAATCGCCAACATTGCGGCTGAAATTCCGGCTGATGCTAAAATTCTCATTACCTATGGCGGCGGTAGCATCAAAAGCAATGGTGTTTATGATCAGGTTCAGTCTGCGTTAGCTGGACGGAATGTGTTTGAGTTTGGCGGGATTGAACCCAACCCCCACCTTGAAACTCTCTTAAAAGCAGTGGAACTGGTGCGGAATGAGGATATAGATTTTCTACTAGCTGTTGGTGGTGGTTCTGTTCTGGATGGGACTAAGTTTATTGCGGCTGCAGTGCCTTTTGTCGGTGATCCTTGGGATATCTTAGCTCATAGCGCACCTGTAGCATCTGCCATCGCTTTTGGTGCGGTGCTGACTCTCCCCGCAACTGGTTCGGAAATGAATACAAACTCAGTTGTTACCAAATGGGAAACCCAAGAAAAACTATATTTTAGTAGTCCTTTAGTGTTTCCTCGTTTCTCTGTTCTTGATCCGGAAACGACTTTTTCTTTACCTCCCAGACAAATTGGTAATGGGATTGTCGATGCTTACACCCATGTAATGGAACAGTATTTGACTTATCGAGTCAACGCGCCATTGCAGGATCGATGGGCGGAATCAATTTTGCAGACACTGATTGAGGAGGGACCGAAAACCTTAGCGAATCCCCAAGACTACGATGCACGGGCTAATGTGATGTGGGCTGCAACCTTAGCATTGAATGGACTAATCGGTGCAGGCGTACCCCAAGATTGGGCTACCCACATGATTGGTCACGAATTGACAGCACTGCATGGTTTAGATCATGCTCAGACTTTGGCGATTGTGCTACCCAGCACCCTCTCAATTAAACGCTCAAGCAAATGGCAAAAACTCTTACAATATGGCGATCGCGTTTGGGGGATCGTCGATGGTAGTGAAGAAGAACGGGTGACAAAAGCGATCGCTAACACTCGCAACTTCTTCGAGTCTGTAGGTGTACGCACTCGCTTGTCTGACTACGGTGTCGGACTAGAAACCATTCCCGTGATTATTGAACGTTTGGAACAGCGCGGTGCTGTCGCTTTAGGTGAACACCAAGATGTTAATTCTCAAGTCATCGAGAAGATTTTAACTCTTTCACTCTAG
- a CDS encoding DUF29 domain-containing protein, with protein sequence MTQAQVQKTLYQSDLVAWLDDTAIKLKQRQFEDIDIDSLIEEIEGLAGRDRRELKHRLVVLLNHLIKRLYVNLPNDYRGWELTIREQRRQLTDLLEQSPSLCNYWVEIFPVAWKTALSETREDYPQFHLPDEWQFCAEINALLSEKFWENHE encoded by the coding sequence ATGACACAAGCCCAAGTGCAGAAAACCCTCTATCAGAGTGATCTGGTTGCCTGGTTAGACGACACCGCGATTAAGCTGAAACAAAGGCAATTTGAGGACATTGATATCGATAGCTTGATTGAGGAGATTGAAGGCTTGGCAGGACGAGATAGACGAGAACTCAAACATCGGCTAGTCGTGTTACTTAATCATTTGATCAAACGCCTTTATGTTAACCTACCAAACGACTATCGAGGTTGGGAACTGACTATTCGTGAACAACGTAGACAGTTAACAGATTTGCTAGAACAATCGCCCAGTTTATGCAACTATTGGGTTGAAATCTTTCCAGTTGCTTGGAAAACTGCCCTTTCAGAAACACGAGAAGACTATCCACAGTTTCATTTGCCGGATGAGTGGCAATTTTGTGCTGAAATTAATGCCCTCTTGAGTGAAAAGTTTTGGGAAAATCATGAGTGA
- a CDS encoding TetR/AcrR family transcriptional regulator: MSKGEETKTRIIQKAAELFNQQGYAGSSIADIMRVTGLQKGGIYNHFQSKDELALQAFEYAIACVSQRTRTALRSQRHAIERLKAMIDISRSYLNNPPIKGGCPLLNTAVESDDAYPALRDRAQKAMDSWRHLICHVIENGMKKGEIQPKIDADEIATIIIVTLEGAIMMSKLYGDDIHMQRAINHLHQYIDNLL, encoded by the coding sequence ATGTCAAAAGGCGAAGAGACAAAAACTAGAATTATTCAAAAAGCAGCCGAACTGTTTAACCAACAGGGATATGCTGGCTCGTCGATTGCCGATATTATGCGTGTCACAGGTTTGCAGAAAGGAGGAATTTACAATCACTTCCAGAGTAAAGATGAGTTAGCGCTACAAGCTTTTGAGTATGCGATCGCCTGCGTTAGCCAGCGTACCAGAACAGCATTACGCAGCCAACGCCATGCAATTGAACGTCTAAAAGCGATGATTGATATATCTCGCAGCTACTTGAATAATCCACCGATTAAAGGCGGGTGTCCACTGCTGAATACTGCTGTTGAGAGTGATGATGCTTATCCAGCGTTACGCGATCGCGCTCAAAAAGCTATGGATTCTTGGCGTCACCTGATTTGTCACGTTATTGAAAACGGCATGAAAAAAGGTGAAATTCAGCCTAAAATTGACGCGGATGAAATCGCAACTATCATCATTGTCACGCTGGAAGGAGCCATAATGATGAGCAAGTTATATGGAGATGATATTCATATGCAAAGAGCCATTAATCATTTGCATCAATATATAGACAATCTTCTTTAA
- a CDS encoding glycosyltransferase → MLKNNVRHVNEESRVLIVSMRNLKLHVSRAAVYEFEDVICGCDTVDLIVPSLDPNIFKVTNKLANNTAKFFKNGKYIKSLVNQKIQIEKEYDLFFFFCQSIQDILVLNSIQGWREKCRYAVCWLDEIWAKDIDNWLVQLRLLKNFDNIFMNFNSSIDQVADIVQRPCHSLSYGVDAIKFYPDSINLKRSVDVLNIGRRSAVTHNSLLELVEQKNLFYIYDTIKELYMVDYRYHRSLYSNFIKRSRYMIVNKAKFDLTGQTNLQEEVGPRFFEGAAGGAIMLGVPPKCEAFTQNFDWTNAVIEIPFNCSNIADIIADLDGKSEDIERISTDNIVNSLLRHDWVYRWENILATVGLNLTPEVQERKANLKNLVEMVNTSKSHSYKQQAAFAN, encoded by the coding sequence ATGCTGAAAAACAATGTCCGTCATGTCAATGAAGAATCACGAGTCTTAATTGTATCGATGCGAAATTTAAAACTCCATGTTTCTCGCGCAGCAGTTTATGAATTTGAAGATGTAATTTGTGGTTGCGATACAGTTGATTTAATTGTACCTAGTTTAGATCCTAATATCTTTAAAGTGACCAATAAATTAGCCAACAATACAGCCAAATTTTTTAAAAACGGCAAATATATTAAATCATTAGTCAACCAGAAAATCCAGATAGAGAAAGAATACGATTTATTTTTCTTTTTTTGCCAATCAATTCAGGATATTCTGGTTTTAAACTCTATCCAAGGTTGGAGAGAAAAGTGCCGTTATGCTGTCTGTTGGTTAGATGAGATTTGGGCAAAGGATATTGATAATTGGCTAGTTCAACTACGGCTTTTAAAAAATTTCGATAATATTTTCATGAACTTCAACTCTAGTATTGATCAGGTTGCGGATATTGTACAACGGCCTTGCCATTCACTTTCTTATGGCGTTGATGCCATCAAATTTTACCCAGATTCTATTAATCTTAAGCGCAGTGTTGATGTTTTGAATATAGGGCGACGTTCAGCAGTTACTCATAATTCTTTACTAGAATTAGTAGAGCAGAAAAATCTATTTTATATCTACGATACTATCAAAGAATTATATATGGTTGATTATCGATACCATCGCAGTCTCTATAGTAACTTTATCAAGAGAAGTCGCTATATGATAGTTAATAAAGCAAAATTTGATTTAACTGGTCAAACTAATTTACAAGAAGAGGTGGGTCCACGTTTCTTTGAAGGAGCAGCAGGCGGAGCAATAATGTTAGGAGTTCCTCCAAAATGTGAGGCTTTTACTCAAAACTTTGACTGGACAAATGCAGTAATTGAAATTCCATTTAATTGCTCTAATATAGCTGATATTATAGCTGATTTAGATGGGAAGAGTGAGGATATAGAAAGAATATCCACAGATAATATTGTCAACTCGTTATTAAGGCATGACTGGGTATATCGGTGGGAAAATATTTTGGCAACAGTAGGACTAAATTTAACTCCCGAAGTCCAAGAACGCAAAGCTAATCTAAAGAACTTAGTTGAAATGGTAAACACATCAAAAAGCCATAGCTACAAGCAGCAAGCTGCTTTTGCTAATTAA
- a CDS encoding stage II sporulation protein M, protein MNIQRWIARREQNWQRLDALLKQLEKKGLKSLRAIEIRELASLYRSVAADLARARTQEVGNTLIQSLQSLTTRAYTQIYQGSRRQEWQAVVEFYRWGLPAVVQQTFAYIAAATGLFLLGALVAWWYAWQDPAFMSLIVPDHLISQVRDEHKLWMGSIVGVEPLASSGIMINNLSVSFAAVAGGMTAGAYTTYLMVFNGLLIGAVGTLVGQNNLAYPFWAFVFPHGSLELPAIFFAGGAGFLLAKAILFPGKYRRGDALKFYGSQAVRLVFGIVPMLVIAGIIEGFFSPNPSVPNPFKYVVGMGLFVLLVIYCSRKRL, encoded by the coding sequence ATGAATATTCAACGTTGGATTGCACGCAGAGAACAAAATTGGCAGCGTCTGGACGCTTTATTAAAGCAATTAGAAAAAAAGGGTCTGAAATCGTTGAGAGCTATAGAAATTCGTGAACTAGCTAGTTTATATCGTTCAGTGGCTGCTGATTTGGCACGGGCTCGGACTCAGGAAGTAGGTAATACTTTGATACAAAGTTTACAGTCCTTGACAACTCGTGCCTATACGCAGATTTACCAAGGTTCACGAAGGCAGGAATGGCAAGCCGTGGTGGAATTCTATCGCTGGGGATTACCTGCTGTAGTTCAGCAAACATTCGCATATATCGCTGCTGCTACCGGTTTGTTCCTGCTGGGGGCGCTAGTTGCTTGGTGGTATGCTTGGCAAGATCCCGCGTTTATGTCACTGATAGTACCTGATCACTTGATTTCCCAGGTGCGAGATGAGCATAAATTGTGGATGGGGTCAATTGTCGGTGTTGAACCCCTAGCATCTAGCGGAATCATGATCAATAATCTGTCGGTTTCCTTTGCTGCTGTTGCGGGTGGGATGACAGCAGGAGCGTATACAACTTATTTGATGGTCTTTAATGGTTTATTGATTGGTGCTGTTGGTACTTTAGTGGGTCAAAATAATCTTGCTTATCCCTTTTGGGCATTTGTATTTCCCCACGGTTCCTTAGAATTACCCGCAATATTTTTTGCTGGTGGGGCTGGGTTTTTATTAGCAAAAGCAATTTTATTTCCTGGTAAATATCGTCGGGGTGATGCTTTAAAATTCTATGGTTCCCAAGCAGTACGATTAGTATTTGGTATTGTACCTATGTTGGTGATTGCTGGGATTATTGAAGGCTTTTTCTCTCCTAATCCTAGTGTGCCAAATCCTTTTAAGTATGTTGTGGGGATGGGTTTGTTTGTACTTTTGGTGATTTATTGTAGTCGTAAGCGCCTTTAA
- the trmFO gene encoding FADH(2)-oxidizing methylenetetrahydrofolate--tRNA-(uracil(54)-C(5))-methyltransferase TrmFO: MEQQPIQVIGGGLAGTEAAWQIAQAGVPVILHEMRPKRFSPAHHTEHLAELVCSNSFGAMASDRATGLLHEELRQLGSIIVAKADEHAVPAGGALAVDRGKFGEDLTETLSRHPLIEFRRGEVPAIPEGVVVLATGPLTSPDLAEDLRCLTGMEYLSFFDAASPIIVGESINQDIAFMASRYDKGEAAYLNCPMNKEQYLRFWEELRQAEQTELKDFERETAKFFEACLPIEEQALRGEDTMRYGPLKPVGLSDSRTGERPYAVVQLRQEDKAGQLWNMVGFQTNLRWGEQKRVFQLIPGLEKAEFVRLGVMHRNTFINAPQLMYPTLQFKQRPTLLAAGQLTGTEGYTAAAAGGCLAGINAARLALGKEALSLPPTTMMGALFEFISSASPKHFQPMPPNFGIFPELGMKIKSKPERYGRYRDRSLADLANWKTENL, from the coding sequence ATGGAACAACAACCGATACAAGTAATTGGAGGTGGATTAGCTGGGACAGAAGCAGCATGGCAAATCGCCCAAGCTGGTGTACCAGTAATTCTGCATGAAATGCGGCCGAAACGCTTCAGCCCGGCTCATCATACAGAACATCTGGCAGAATTGGTATGTAGTAATTCTTTTGGCGCAATGGCTAGCGATCGCGCCACAGGCCTATTACATGAAGAATTACGCCAACTTGGTTCTATAATCGTTGCCAAAGCCGATGAACACGCCGTACCCGCAGGTGGTGCCCTAGCTGTAGACAGAGGGAAATTTGGCGAAGATTTAACAGAAACCTTATCTCGTCACCCGTTAATTGAATTCCGCCGTGGTGAAGTCCCCGCCATTCCTGAAGGCGTAGTAGTTTTAGCAACTGGCCCTTTAACCAGCCCTGACTTAGCGGAGGATTTGCGCTGCTTAACGGGTATGGAATACCTGAGCTTTTTTGATGCCGCTAGCCCAATTATTGTGGGAGAATCGATTAACCAGGATATTGCCTTCATGGCATCGCGCTATGACAAAGGTGAGGCTGCTTATCTCAATTGCCCGATGAATAAAGAGCAGTATCTCCGGTTTTGGGAAGAACTCCGCCAAGCAGAACAAACGGAACTCAAAGATTTTGAACGGGAGACGGCGAAATTTTTTGAAGCTTGTTTACCCATTGAAGAACAAGCATTACGCGGGGAAGACACCATGCGTTATGGCCCCCTCAAGCCAGTGGGATTGTCTGATAGTCGGACTGGGGAACGTCCCTACGCTGTAGTGCAGTTGCGACAAGAAGACAAAGCTGGTCAATTATGGAACATGGTAGGATTCCAAACAAATCTGCGTTGGGGTGAACAGAAACGAGTTTTTCAGCTAATTCCTGGTTTGGAGAAAGCGGAATTTGTGCGACTGGGAGTCATGCACCGCAACACCTTTATTAATGCACCCCAGTTGATGTATCCGACTCTGCAATTTAAACAACGCCCCACATTACTAGCCGCTGGACAGTTGACTGGTACTGAAGGTTACACCGCAGCGGCTGCAGGTGGTTGCTTGGCGGGAATCAATGCTGCAAGGCTAGCTTTGGGTAAAGAAGCATTAAGTCTACCACCGACAACTATGATGGGGGCACTGTTTGAGTTTATCAGTTCCGCTTCACCGAAGCATTTTCAACCAATGCCGCCTAATTTTGGTATTTTCCCAGAATTGGGGATGAAAATCAAGAGTAAACCAGAGCGTTATGGACGTTATCGCGATCGCTCTTTAGCTGATTTGGCAAATTGGAAAACTGAAAATTTATAG
- a CDS encoding GMC oxidoreductase, which yields MLIDALKLPIDETIETEVCIVGAGPAGITLAREFVSTNFRVCLLESGRIDFDQKTQSLYQGKSVENLFGTLDDSRRLQFGGTANCWKIRIGDNQIGVRYVPLDKIDFEKRDWLAYSGWPFDKSHLDPFYERAQVVCKLGDFVYDAEAWQNEHTPQLSFIDNITTGMFQFGPRAVFTHEYREKINHASNITTYLNANLVEIETDETAKKVTRLRVACLSGKEFWVCAKVFILATGGIENARLLLISNKLQKAGLGNENDLVGRFFMDHPLVKCGKLIPSSSDIFQNTALYDLRRVNNIPVMGKLGLTEETMRREQLLNISAILFPIPKPYQLQAVNALKTLLAFMHNSAVRKDSIKHIRNVIAGLDYILPAAYGALIKQEPFLPSLAWGGWSYLRDIERRFSEFEVWHQTEQAPFPDNRVTLTTDRDRLGRQKVKLHWQWHDIDIDTIKRSQDMLKAEFARAGIGELQVERDGELPKLIHPGTHHHMGTTRMHDDPLQGVVDRNCKLHNVSNLFIAGSSVFPTGGFANPTLTIVALAIRLADHVKTVLNQ from the coding sequence ATGTTAATTGATGCACTTAAATTACCTATTGATGAGACTATTGAAACGGAAGTTTGTATTGTTGGTGCTGGGCCAGCAGGGATTACTTTAGCACGTGAATTTGTTTCTACAAACTTTCGAGTTTGTCTTTTAGAAAGTGGCAGAATCGATTTTGATCAAAAGACTCAGTCACTTTATCAAGGAAAAAGTGTAGAAAATTTGTTTGGTACGCTGGATGATTCACGCCGATTGCAATTTGGTGGTACTGCAAACTGCTGGAAGATTAGAATAGGTGATAATCAAATTGGTGTGAGGTATGTACCACTAGATAAAATAGATTTCGAGAAAAGAGACTGGTTAGCATACAGTGGCTGGCCTTTTGATAAATCTCACCTCGATCCTTTCTATGAACGCGCTCAAGTGGTATGCAAACTAGGGGATTTTGTATATGATGCCGAAGCTTGGCAGAACGAGCATACACCGCAGTTATCTTTTATTGATAATATAACGACTGGTATGTTTCAATTTGGTCCACGTGCTGTGTTCACTCATGAGTATCGTGAAAAAATTAATCATGCTAGTAACATTACAACTTATCTCAACGCTAATTTAGTTGAGATTGAAACAGACGAAACAGCTAAAAAAGTTACCCGTTTACGAGTAGCTTGTTTATCAGGTAAGGAATTTTGGGTTTGTGCTAAAGTTTTTATTTTGGCAACGGGTGGAATTGAAAACGCACGTTTACTATTGATATCAAATAAGCTGCAAAAAGCTGGATTAGGTAACGAAAATGATTTAGTGGGTAGATTCTTTATGGATCATCCCTTGGTGAAGTGCGGTAAGTTGATTCCTAGTAGTTCCGATATTTTTCAGAATACAGCTTTATATGATTTGCGGCGCGTTAATAACATACCAGTAATGGGTAAGTTGGGATTGACAGAAGAAACCATGCGTCGCGAACAGTTGCTAAATATTAGTGCGATACTATTTCCTATTCCAAAACCGTATCAATTGCAAGCTGTGAATGCATTGAAAACACTACTTGCTTTTATGCATAATTCAGCAGTGCGTAAAGACAGCATCAAACACATCAGGAACGTAATTGCTGGTCTTGACTATATCTTACCTGCTGCTTATGGAGCATTGATAAAGCAGGAACCATTTCTTCCTAGTTTGGCTTGGGGTGGTTGGTCATATTTGAGGGATATTGAACGGAGATTTAGTGAGTTTGAAGTCTGGCATCAAACAGAACAAGCACCCTTTCCAGATAACAGAGTAACACTAACTACCGATCGCGATCGCCTCGGTCGCCAAAAAGTCAAATTACACTGGCAGTGGCATGATATTGATATTGACACGATTAAGCGATCGCAAGATATGCTCAAAGCAGAATTTGCTCGCGCTGGAATTGGTGAACTGCAAGTTGAACGAGATGGAGAACTGCCAAAATTGATCCATCCTGGTACACATCATCATATGGGAACAACACGGATGCATGACGATCCCCTCCAGGGTGTTGTTGACCGCAATTGTAAGCTGCACAATGTTTCTAACTTGTTTATCGCAGGTAGCTCTGTCTTTCCCACAGGCGGCTTCGCTAATCCTACACTAACTATTGTGGCGCTGGCAATTAGACTAGCTGACCATGTGAAAACGGTATTGAATCAGTGA
- a CDS encoding thioesterase family protein: MSSTQNLHRPFEVQIKIPVRTYDIDFAGIVSNIVYIRWLEDLRLKFLDEHWQLDQQIEQGYAPILAGTEIEYKRPIKLIDQVIGRLWVSNLGRLKWTVEAEIVANDKLAAVATQKGAFVSLENGRPIPIPEGLQKKYLECV, from the coding sequence ATGTCATCAACTCAAAACTTGCACAGACCATTTGAAGTCCAGATAAAAATACCTGTCAGAACCTATGATATAGACTTTGCTGGCATTGTTAGCAACATAGTTTATATCAGATGGCTTGAAGATTTGCGTTTAAAGTTTTTAGATGAACACTGGCAACTTGATCAACAAATAGAGCAAGGATATGCACCTATTCTTGCAGGAACAGAAATTGAATATAAACGACCGATAAAGTTGATTGATCAAGTCATTGGTCGTTTATGGGTGAGTAACTTAGGACGGCTCAAGTGGACTGTGGAAGCTGAGATTGTAGCTAACGATAAGTTAGCAGCAGTAGCTACACAAAAAGGTGCTTTTGTCAGTTTAGAGAATGGTCGTCCTATTCCGATTCCAGAGGGATTGCAAAAGAAATATTTAGAGTGTGTTTGA
- a CDS encoding ferritin-like domain-containing protein — MDFQNAFTKKSSRRQVLVSGAIAGVASAFGLPLIAEKVDAQSPINKQNDLKILNGALYYEHQAIWAYSFAAGKLTTTDVGKAVLALALRNQADHKQHRDALAAAITSLGGKPVKAEAKYDVSSYIKRGEGNVDSDVNIAKLALALETDAAIAYTQEVAKLKTPKLITVGASIGSTESAHAAAIRATFKSLGVNLEIVPAAFVSAENRDAWVLKV; from the coding sequence ATGGACTTTCAAAACGCTTTCACCAAAAAATCTTCCCGCCGTCAGGTTCTGGTGAGCGGAGCAATTGCAGGTGTCGCAAGTGCGTTCGGTTTACCACTGATTGCCGAAAAAGTTGATGCACAATCACCAATCAATAAGCAAAATGATCTAAAAATTCTTAATGGTGCCCTTTACTACGAACATCAGGCAATTTGGGCTTATAGTTTCGCTGCAGGTAAATTAACTACCACTGATGTTGGTAAAGCTGTTTTAGCCCTGGCTTTGCGTAACCAAGCAGATCATAAACAACATCGGGACGCTCTAGCAGCTGCAATCACCAGTTTGGGCGGAAAACCCGTCAAAGCAGAGGCTAAATATGATGTTTCGTCATACATCAAAAGGGGTGAAGGCAATGTAGATAGTGATGTGAATATTGCCAAACTAGCACTGGCTTTAGAAACAGATGCAGCGATCGCCTATACTCAAGAAGTCGCTAAGTTGAAAACACCAAAATTGATCACTGTCGGTGCAAGTATTGGTAGCACTGAGTCTGCCCACGCCGCAGCTATTCGCGCCACATTCAAGTCCCTCGGCGTAAATCTAGAAATTGTCCCAGCCGCTTTCGTTAGTGCAGAAAATCGTGACGCTTGGGTGTTGAAAGTTTAA
- a CDS encoding tautomerase family protein, with the protein MVQIKIYGLADQLNPIKAKLSNILHKSLIEVLQIQPEKRFHRFFPLNKTDFYYPNDRTENYLIIEISMFEGRSVDTKKKLIRLLIQEINGNFNIPINDIEITIFETPKYNWGIRGLPGDELTLNYKIEV; encoded by the coding sequence ATGGTACAAATCAAAATATATGGTTTAGCCGATCAACTAAACCCCATCAAAGCCAAGTTATCAAATATTCTCCATAAATCTCTAATTGAGGTTTTACAGATTCAACCGGAAAAGCGTTTTCATAGATTTTTCCCACTAAATAAAACAGACTTTTATTATCCAAATGATCGGACAGAAAACTATCTCATTATTGAAATTAGTATGTTCGAGGGACGCTCCGTAGACACTAAAAAAAAGCTTATTCGTCTGCTAATTCAAGAAATTAATGGCAATTTCAATATTCCCATCAACGATATTGAGATAACTATTTTTGAAACACCCAAATATAATTGGGGCATTAGAGGTTTACCTGGTGATGAATTGACATTGAATTACAAAATAGAAGTTTGA
- a CDS encoding Uma2 family endonuclease, which yields MTLAKELETTQDIAEDVIVPPGDLYSDEPPFESKLHLEQIMLLLKCLKWLWRDRNDFYAAGNLTIYYSQNKRKTEHFRGPDFFVVLDTERKTRKSWVVWEEDGKYPHVILEILSESTANIDRDLKKNLYQNTFRTPDYFWFDPYTLEFAGFHLLDGKYQPLEPNNQGHLWSQQLELYLGIYQGLLRFFTPEGELVPTPEEVAELAEYERQQKEIAQQKVEKLAAKLRELNIDPDTIY from the coding sequence ATGACTCTAGCTAAAGAATTAGAGACTACACAGGACATAGCTGAAGATGTTATTGTTCCTCCAGGTGATTTATATAGCGATGAGCCTCCCTTTGAAAGCAAACTACATCTAGAGCAAATCATGCTCTTACTAAAATGTCTAAAATGGTTGTGGCGAGATCGGAACGATTTCTACGCTGCTGGCAACCTGACAATTTACTATAGTCAAAATAAGCGCAAAACAGAACATTTCCGTGGCCCAGATTTTTTTGTGGTGCTAGACACAGAACGCAAAACCCGCAAAAGTTGGGTTGTGTGGGAAGAAGATGGCAAATATCCCCACGTAATTTTAGAAATTCTCTCGGAATCAACAGCTAATATTGATCGAGATTTGAAGAAAAACCTTTACCAAAATACTTTTCGCACTCCTGATTATTTTTGGTTTGATCCATATACATTAGAATTTGCTGGGTTTCATTTATTAGATGGCAAATATCAGCCTTTAGAACCTAATAATCAAGGGCATTTGTGGAGCCAACAGTTAGAGTTATATTTGGGTATTTATCAAGGATTATTGCGATTTTTTACGCCGGAAGGTGAGTTAGTTCCTACCCCTGAAGAAGTCGCAGAGTTAGCAGAATATGAACGTCAACAAAAAGAAATAGCTCAACAAAAAGTAGAAAAATTGGCTGCTAAGTTGCGAGAGTTAAATATAGACCCAGATACAATTTATTAA